One window of Candidatus Mycobacterium wuenschmannii genomic DNA carries:
- a CDS encoding class I SAM-dependent methyltransferase encodes MARSDKDTWDLASSVGATATAVAASRAMASQDPDALLNDPWADPLVRAVGIETFVKLIDGEIEHGDDPLLSRRAMSEQMTVRTRYFDEFFVQATESGIRQAVILASGLDTRAYRLPWPAGTRVFEIDQPQVIAFKTRTLADLGAVPTAERTTVAIDLREDWPTALVEAGFDPTQPTAWSAEGLLVYLPPEAQDRLFDNIATLSAPGSRIATEQMDLRDVPADWAERLTERSQRIGSDINLAELFYTGDRNPAADYLGANGWQTDVRTTEQAYSANGFEVPKDELASFGDGSGYLTATLV; translated from the coding sequence ATGGCTCGTAGTGACAAGGACACGTGGGACCTGGCATCGAGCGTCGGCGCGACCGCAACCGCGGTTGCCGCGTCGCGCGCGATGGCGTCGCAAGACCCGGACGCGCTGTTGAACGACCCGTGGGCCGACCCGCTGGTGCGGGCGGTGGGCATCGAGACTTTCGTGAAACTCATCGACGGTGAGATCGAGCACGGCGACGATCCGCTGTTGAGTCGCCGCGCCATGAGCGAGCAGATGACCGTACGGACCCGGTACTTCGACGAATTCTTCGTGCAGGCAACCGAATCCGGTATCCGCCAGGCCGTGATCCTCGCGTCGGGGCTGGACACTCGGGCCTACCGACTTCCGTGGCCGGCCGGCACCAGGGTCTTCGAGATCGACCAGCCTCAGGTCATCGCGTTCAAGACGCGGACCCTCGCCGATCTCGGCGCCGTGCCGACCGCCGAACGGACAACCGTCGCAATCGATTTGCGTGAAGACTGGCCGACGGCACTGGTCGAGGCCGGGTTCGACCCGACGCAGCCGACGGCCTGGAGTGCCGAGGGCCTGCTCGTCTATCTGCCGCCGGAAGCGCAGGACCGACTGTTCGACAACATCGCCACGCTCTCGGCGCCGGGTAGCCGGATCGCCACCGAGCAGATGGACCTACGTGACGTGCCCGCCGACTGGGCCGAGCGGCTCACCGAGCGATCGCAACGCATCGGCTCCGACATCAACCTGGCCGAGTTGTTCTACACCGGCGACCGCAACCCCGCCGCCGACTACCTCGGCGCGAACGGTTGGCAAACGGACGTCCGAACCACCGAACAGGCTTACTCCGCCAACGGTTTCGAAGTTCCCAAGGACGAACTGGCCTCGTTCGGCGATGGATCCGGTTACCTGACAGCCACTTTGGTCTGA
- a CDS encoding alpha/beta hydrolase produces the protein MTVEEFVYAHRATGPLKLRVFRPAGSARRSTAVLHLHGGAWRAGTPEMLDARSAALAAHGYTVVQAQYRLLGQAGWPAPITDVRSALRWVAAHADQLGVRPDALVLWGHSAGGHIALTTAATRADGSLDDGDDDTAVPISVAAVIDCYAPVSFRAEDPPALRMGPAGIDLAAILAGQRTDGAIPAADLLGEPCTEAEADAVSPLALVDAAFPPTMIVHGTADILIQPINSRRLADELTRLGVVNELVTFAECNHEFDASPSYATAVTAHVDIFLRRVLNEPGLAAEVAAYSMFR, from the coding sequence GTGACCGTCGAGGAGTTCGTCTACGCCCACCGGGCCACCGGCCCGCTGAAACTGCGGGTATTCCGGCCCGCTGGGTCGGCCCGGCGCTCGACGGCGGTGCTGCACCTCCACGGCGGCGCGTGGCGGGCCGGAACGCCGGAGATGCTCGACGCCCGGTCGGCCGCGCTCGCCGCGCACGGCTACACCGTCGTCCAGGCGCAGTACCGCTTGCTCGGCCAGGCGGGCTGGCCGGCGCCGATCACCGACGTCCGGTCGGCGTTGCGGTGGGTCGCCGCCCACGCGGACCAACTCGGCGTGCGACCCGACGCACTCGTGTTGTGGGGCCACAGTGCCGGCGGGCACATCGCTCTGACGACGGCCGCCACTCGCGCCGACGGTTCGTTGGACGACGGCGACGACGACACGGCGGTACCGATCTCCGTCGCCGCGGTCATCGACTGCTACGCGCCGGTCAGCTTCCGCGCCGAAGACCCTCCGGCACTCCGAATGGGGCCCGCCGGAATCGATCTCGCGGCGATCCTGGCCGGCCAGCGCACTGACGGTGCGATACCGGCTGCCGACCTGCTGGGGGAGCCGTGCACCGAGGCGGAGGCCGACGCCGTCAGCCCGCTGGCCCTCGTCGACGCCGCTTTTCCGCCGACCATGATCGTGCACGGCACCGCCGACATACTGATCCAGCCGATCAATTCCCGTCGGCTGGCCGACGAGCTGACCCGGCTGGGCGTGGTCAACGAACTGGTGACGTTCGCCGAATGCAACCACGAATTCGACGCGTCACCCAGCTACGCCACGGCCGTCACCGCGCACGTCGACATCTTCTTGCGGCGGGTTCTCAACGAGCCCGGCCTGGCCGCGGAAGTCGCGGCGTATTCGATGTTCCGCTAA
- a CDS encoding DUF1214 domain-containing protein, protein MPDDVAELQSVAAWQFFQEMLGNMTTVVTEDAESEREFLEGLRAVSRISALCAQLSVESDADQPSFFDMCTPNRMVGGPNPDGNYYLAMIRGDRSYRITGHRGTSAYLGLQVLAGTGLNPRRMAAYVSDRDLVTVAGQFELIFSAIEPADLGGAHWVRIPEDASSVVVREYIGDHNSEELATLDIEPLDADPVSALTDVALADQLTAMAWTLMKLATLHRTIKPELLEQPNTLVTAQAADLGDADTTPDNLYMIGTFRLEPDEALVLDIVPPDTRYWNVTLENIWHECLEPRRRHSSVTNRGVETDADGHVRIAISARDLGVGHWLDTGGRHRGFIVLRWLDNPEPPAVTTTIHQERR, encoded by the coding sequence ATGCCTGACGACGTCGCGGAGCTGCAATCGGTCGCTGCCTGGCAATTCTTCCAGGAGATGCTCGGCAACATGACGACCGTTGTCACCGAGGACGCGGAATCCGAACGTGAGTTCCTCGAAGGGTTGCGGGCCGTCTCGCGGATCTCGGCACTATGCGCCCAACTGTCCGTGGAGTCCGACGCCGACCAGCCGTCGTTCTTCGACATGTGCACGCCGAACCGCATGGTCGGCGGACCCAACCCGGACGGCAACTACTACCTCGCGATGATTCGCGGCGACCGCAGTTACCGGATCACCGGGCATCGCGGCACCAGCGCCTACCTCGGGCTGCAGGTTCTGGCCGGCACCGGCCTCAACCCGCGCCGGATGGCGGCCTACGTCAGCGACCGTGACTTGGTCACGGTCGCAGGGCAATTCGAGCTGATCTTTTCCGCAATCGAGCCGGCCGACCTCGGCGGCGCACACTGGGTCCGGATTCCCGAGGACGCATCCTCGGTGGTCGTTCGCGAATACATCGGCGATCACAACTCCGAGGAACTCGCAACACTTGACATCGAACCGCTGGACGCCGATCCCGTCTCTGCCCTCACCGATGTCGCGCTCGCCGACCAGTTGACCGCGATGGCCTGGACGCTGATGAAGCTGGCCACCCTGCACCGCACGATCAAACCCGAACTGCTGGAGCAACCCAACACTCTGGTGACAGCGCAGGCGGCCGATCTCGGCGACGCCGACACCACGCCGGACAACCTGTACATGATCGGCACCTTTCGGCTCGAACCCGATGAGGCGCTCGTGCTCGACATCGTGCCGCCCGACACCCGGTACTGGAATGTGACCCTGGAAAACATCTGGCACGAATGCCTGGAGCCGCGGCGCCGGCACAGCTCGGTGACCAACAGAGGTGTCGAGACCGACGCGGACGGCCATGTGCGCATTGCGATCTCGGCCCGCGACCTCGGCGTGGGTCATTGGCTCGACACCGGTGGCCGGCACCGCGGTTTCATCGTGCTGCGCTGGCTGGACAACCCCGAACCACCGGCGGTCACGACCACGATCCACCAGGAGCGCCGATGA
- a CDS encoding sulfotransferase family protein, giving the protein MTLQERFAVDHLLETACAQTGFDDFGDEGWRPALELLVDGLINESRLSVIGVEVAYGDLMRALVNRLGVIDWRKKSPSVAREKIDRPIFIVGQPRTGTTILYDLLAQDPELRAPLTWEVDEPCPVPQLDTYHDDPRIAQIQGNIELSEQIVPGFLKYHPMGALVGQECVRITGGEFTSMIYTVQYRLPTYCRWLLHYADHSGAYRYHRKFLQHLQSGVPGQWLLKSPAHLWQLDALLAEYPDALIVQTHRDPLNVISSIAALTNHLRRMSTDDSTVAECAAQSYEEIIVGLEREMALRDGGAIPDDRVIDVKFADFMKYPWSTIGGIYQALGRELRPDTVQLMRDFLDAHPSDGGHGRYTWSDTGLDADEVRDKVRAYQERYEIPTEQLR; this is encoded by the coding sequence ATGACCTTGCAAGAGCGGTTCGCGGTCGATCACCTCCTCGAAACCGCCTGTGCACAAACTGGATTCGACGACTTCGGTGACGAGGGCTGGCGTCCGGCTTTGGAGTTGCTGGTCGACGGACTCATCAACGAGTCCCGACTTTCGGTGATCGGCGTCGAAGTCGCCTACGGCGACCTGATGCGCGCGCTGGTCAACCGGCTCGGCGTCATCGACTGGCGAAAGAAGAGCCCCAGTGTCGCTCGCGAGAAGATCGACCGGCCGATCTTCATCGTCGGTCAACCGCGCACCGGCACCACGATCCTCTACGACCTGCTCGCCCAGGATCCGGAACTGCGCGCGCCGCTGACGTGGGAAGTCGACGAACCCTGCCCGGTGCCGCAGCTCGATACCTACCACGACGATCCGCGGATCGCCCAAATCCAAGGCAACATCGAGCTTTCCGAGCAGATCGTGCCGGGCTTCCTGAAATACCACCCGATGGGCGCCTTGGTGGGCCAGGAATGCGTACGCATCACCGGCGGCGAGTTCACCAGCATGATCTACACCGTTCAGTACCGGCTGCCGACCTACTGCCGCTGGCTGCTCCACTACGCCGACCACAGCGGTGCCTACCGCTACCACCGAAAGTTTCTGCAACACTTGCAATCCGGCGTTCCCGGTCAGTGGCTACTGAAATCGCCGGCGCACCTGTGGCAGCTCGACGCCCTGCTCGCTGAATATCCGGACGCGTTGATCGTGCAGACCCACCGCGATCCGCTGAACGTCATTTCGTCGATCGCCGCGCTGACCAACCACCTACGGCGGATGAGCACCGACGACTCCACCGTCGCCGAATGCGCCGCGCAGAGCTACGAGGAGATCATCGTCGGACTCGAACGCGAAATGGCGTTGCGCGACGGCGGCGCAATTCCCGACGACCGGGTCATCGACGTCAAGTTCGCCGACTTCATGAAGTACCCCTGGAGCACCATCGGTGGGATCTACCAGGCGCTGGGTCGCGAATTGCGGCCCGACACCGTGCAATTGATGCGCGACTTCCTGGACGCCCACCCCTCGGACGGTGGCCACGGCCGCTACACCTGGTCCGACACCGGCCTCGACGCCGACGAGGTGCGCGACAAGGTCCGCGCCTACCAGGAGCGCTACGAGATACCCACCGAGCAACTGCGGTAA
- a CDS encoding CaiB/BaiF CoA transferase family protein — protein MPMGPLQGVRVVEMAGLAPAPFGCMVLADLGAEVLRIERGGPGGEGLIPPDGPLDRGKQSLSLNVKDPADLATLHRVVAQADVFVEGFRPGVAERLGIGPDELIARNPRLIYGRMTGWGQDGPLAPTAGHDINYIAVAGTLDLIGRAGERPLPPGNIIGDFAGGGMLLALGVIAALYERAQSGRGQVIDAAMLDGSALYTAFMHGLHDVGLWNEPRGENMLDGAAPFYDTYECADGLFVAVGCVELPFFMQMLALLGIDDPELPFQLDKTGWTELRDAIGTRFKERTRDEWAELFAESDACVTPVLSPWEAHEHPHNQARSTFVEVDGLRQPAPAPRFSRTPLPVPRPHAKDDNSARELLSAWGVEPAHSGR, from the coding sequence ATCCCCATGGGACCACTGCAGGGTGTGCGCGTTGTCGAGATGGCGGGGCTGGCGCCTGCCCCATTCGGGTGCATGGTGCTGGCCGACCTCGGCGCCGAGGTGCTGCGCATCGAGCGCGGCGGACCCGGCGGTGAGGGTCTCATCCCGCCCGACGGTCCGCTGGACCGCGGCAAGCAGAGCCTGTCGCTGAACGTCAAGGACCCGGCCGATCTCGCCACCCTGCACAGGGTTGTCGCTCAGGCCGACGTCTTCGTCGAGGGCTTCCGGCCTGGGGTCGCCGAACGGCTCGGCATCGGTCCCGACGAGCTGATCGCGCGCAACCCGAGGCTCATCTACGGCCGGATGACCGGGTGGGGGCAGGACGGCCCGCTGGCCCCGACGGCCGGCCATGACATCAACTACATCGCGGTCGCCGGCACGCTCGACCTGATCGGCCGGGCCGGCGAGCGCCCGCTGCCCCCGGGCAACATCATCGGTGACTTCGCCGGTGGCGGAATGCTTCTCGCGCTCGGCGTGATCGCCGCGCTGTACGAGCGCGCGCAGTCCGGACGCGGTCAGGTCATCGACGCGGCGATGCTCGACGGATCGGCGCTCTACACCGCATTCATGCACGGTCTGCACGACGTCGGGCTGTGGAACGAGCCCCGTGGCGAGAACATGCTCGACGGCGCCGCGCCGTTCTACGACACCTACGAATGCGCCGACGGGTTGTTCGTCGCGGTGGGCTGCGTCGAGTTGCCGTTCTTCATGCAGATGCTCGCCCTGCTCGGCATCGACGACCCCGAGTTGCCGTTCCAGTTGGACAAGACGGGCTGGACCGAGTTGCGCGACGCGATCGGCACCCGCTTCAAGGAGCGCACCCGCGACGAGTGGGCGGAGCTGTTCGCCGAGTCCGATGCGTGCGTCACGCCGGTGCTGTCGCCCTGGGAAGCTCACGAACATCCGCACAACCAGGCCCGCAGCACGTTCGTCGAAGTGGACGGCCTGCGCCAGCCCGCGCCGGCCCCGAGGTTCAGCCGCACGCCGCTACCCGTTCCCAGGCCGCACGCGAAGGACGACAACTCCGCACGAGAGCTGTTGTCCGCGTGGGGTGTTGAACCGGCTCACTCCGGCCGATAG
- a CDS encoding AraC family transcriptional regulator encodes MTAPGARRSSGSSRPGYTVPIRRVQAFVGIGLRKGWDIEGMMHAAGISPMLLAEERARVTTDQIATLVQALWTTTEDELLGLGAAPMPRGTFRLLSYGLLSSPDVATAMERFNQFSRALPAVPTGGITVDDGLVRVVVDLSQIDQPLDLLIDALLATAHRFLGWAIGRKVPLHHIEVPYSRPDDVDDYDLIFGAPVLFDAASAALVCSADVLTAPLVRSEAELDDFIRNSPGDLLARRDYGTSLADQVRNMIKPGRQEQLPSMDDIAARLAMSPQTVRRKLREEDTSLREIRDDILRDAAIASLSRGDETVAALSERLGFSEPSAFTRAFRRWTGSPPGSYRPE; translated from the coding sequence GTGACTGCACCGGGTGCCCGCCGATCGAGTGGTTCGTCGCGCCCCGGCTACACCGTCCCGATCCGGCGGGTGCAGGCGTTTGTCGGCATCGGCCTGCGCAAGGGGTGGGACATCGAGGGAATGATGCACGCCGCGGGCATCTCCCCGATGCTGCTCGCGGAGGAACGTGCCCGCGTGACCACGGATCAGATCGCGACGCTAGTCCAGGCGCTGTGGACGACCACCGAGGACGAGTTGCTCGGCCTCGGCGCCGCCCCGATGCCGCGTGGAACGTTCCGGCTGCTGAGCTACGGGCTGCTGTCCTCGCCCGACGTCGCCACGGCGATGGAGCGGTTCAACCAGTTCAGCCGCGCGTTGCCGGCCGTGCCGACCGGGGGCATCACGGTGGACGACGGGTTGGTGCGGGTCGTGGTGGACCTGAGCCAGATCGACCAGCCGCTCGACCTGCTGATCGACGCGCTGCTGGCGACGGCGCACCGCTTCCTGGGCTGGGCGATCGGACGCAAGGTCCCGCTGCACCACATCGAGGTGCCGTACTCGCGGCCCGACGACGTCGACGACTACGACCTGATCTTCGGCGCGCCGGTGCTGTTCGACGCCGCGTCGGCGGCGCTGGTCTGTAGCGCGGACGTGCTGACCGCGCCGCTGGTCCGCTCCGAGGCAGAACTCGACGACTTCATCCGCAATTCACCGGGCGACCTGCTGGCCCGCCGCGACTACGGCACCTCGCTGGCCGACCAGGTCCGCAACATGATCAAACCCGGCCGCCAGGAACAACTTCCGAGCATGGACGACATCGCGGCGCGGCTGGCGATGAGCCCGCAGACGGTCCGCCGAAAGCTGCGCGAGGAGGACACGTCGCTGCGGGAGATCCGCGACGACATTTTGCGCGACGCGGCGATCGCGTCGCTGTCACGGGGCGACGAGACCGTCGCGGCCTTGTCCGAGCGGCTCGGCTTCTCCGAGCCGAGCGCGTTCACCCGGGCGTTTCGTCGCTGGACGGGCAGCCCGCCCGGCTCCTATCGGCCGGAGTGA
- a CDS encoding MaoC/PaaZ C-terminal domain-containing protein: protein MESEGFNLDRLDVWGDELEFKVDRDQCVAYARATNDPVAAHLEGVYAPPVFAVVPVTIMMADATLSVVPDDLMLRILHGEHDFRIYRPIEPGDALTVRAKPIGIQGKDSGVVVTTLIETRDSTGDLVNEQYFIGFFRGGSFDGTVGVKAPEHAFPAELRTEQPDFTVTAKYDDDQTFRYSEASGDPMPIHLDDDFAKQMGLPGIIIHGLCTIAFTSHALISNVCPDDPARLKRLAVRMSKPAFPAETITTSAWHAPDGTYRFETAGDEKPDKFVITDGLAEFN from the coding sequence ATGGAATCGGAAGGCTTCAACCTCGACCGCCTCGACGTCTGGGGCGACGAACTGGAATTCAAGGTCGACCGCGATCAATGCGTCGCCTACGCCCGTGCCACCAACGACCCGGTGGCCGCGCACCTCGAAGGCGTCTATGCGCCGCCGGTGTTCGCGGTGGTGCCGGTGACGATCATGATGGCCGACGCGACGCTGTCGGTGGTCCCCGACGACCTGATGCTGCGAATCCTGCACGGCGAGCACGACTTCCGTATCTACCGGCCGATCGAACCGGGCGATGCGCTGACCGTTCGCGCCAAGCCGATCGGCATCCAGGGCAAGGACTCCGGAGTGGTCGTGACGACGCTGATCGAAACCCGCGACAGCACCGGCGATCTCGTCAACGAGCAGTACTTCATCGGGTTCTTCCGCGGCGGGTCGTTCGACGGCACGGTCGGGGTGAAGGCCCCGGAGCACGCCTTTCCTGCGGAGCTGCGCACCGAGCAGCCGGACTTCACCGTGACCGCGAAGTACGACGACGACCAGACGTTCCGTTACTCCGAGGCTTCCGGCGACCCGATGCCGATCCACCTCGACGACGACTTCGCCAAGCAAATGGGGTTGCCGGGCATCATCATTCACGGCCTGTGCACCATCGCCTTCACCTCGCACGCCCTGATCAGCAACGTCTGCCCGGACGACCCGGCCAGGCTGAAGCGCCTCGCGGTACGGATGTCGAAGCCGGCGTTCCCCGCCGAGACCATCACCACCTCCGCCTGGCACGCACCGGATGGCACGTACCGGTTCGAAACTGCCGGCGACGAGAAGCCCGACAAGTTCGTCATCACCGACGGCCTGGCCGAATTCAACTAG
- a CDS encoding lipid-transfer protein translates to MSKNAHKVFVVGVGMTKFEKPGRREDWDYPDMARESGTNALNDAGIAFDTVEQAYTGFCYGESCSGHRAVYELGLTGIPVFNVNSNCSTGSSALFLAAQAIRGGMADCTLALGFEKMKPGSLATSYDDREQPMQRHLLAMAELEELYFPPAPWMFGAAGIEHNKKYGSTVDHFVKIAAKNHRHSAKNPYAQFQDEYTEDQIKADKMIYPAAELTRSMCSPTSDGSGAAVLASERFVDEHGLGDRAVEIVGQALVTDTPGTFESKSLATLVGADMSRTAAQRVYQQAEISAEDVDVIELHDCFAPNELLTYEALGLCPEGEAHHLVDDGDTTYGGRWVVNPSGGLISKGHPLGATGLAQCAELTWQLRGDAEGRQVGGARIALQHNIGLGGSAVVTAYRPANR, encoded by the coding sequence ATGAGTAAGAACGCACACAAGGTCTTCGTCGTTGGCGTCGGCATGACGAAGTTCGAGAAGCCTGGGCGCCGCGAGGACTGGGACTACCCGGACATGGCCCGGGAATCCGGCACCAACGCGCTCAACGACGCGGGCATCGCGTTCGACACGGTCGAGCAGGCCTACACCGGGTTCTGCTACGGCGAGTCGTGCTCGGGGCACCGCGCCGTCTACGAACTGGGTCTGACCGGCATCCCGGTATTCAACGTCAACAGCAACTGTTCGACCGGATCGAGCGCGCTTTTCCTTGCCGCGCAGGCGATCCGCGGCGGCATGGCCGACTGCACGCTGGCGCTGGGCTTCGAGAAGATGAAGCCGGGATCGCTGGCCACCAGCTACGACGACCGCGAGCAGCCGATGCAGCGCCACCTGCTGGCGATGGCCGAACTCGAGGAGCTGTACTTCCCGCCCGCGCCGTGGATGTTCGGTGCCGCCGGCATCGAGCACAACAAGAAGTACGGGTCGACGGTCGACCACTTCGTCAAGATCGCGGCCAAGAATCACCGGCACTCGGCGAAGAACCCGTACGCCCAGTTCCAGGACGAGTACACCGAGGACCAGATCAAGGCCGACAAGATGATCTACCCGGCCGCCGAGCTGACCCGGTCGATGTGCTCGCCGACCTCGGACGGGTCCGGTGCTGCGGTGCTGGCGTCCGAGCGTTTCGTCGACGAGCACGGCCTCGGTGACCGGGCGGTGGAGATCGTCGGCCAGGCGCTGGTGACCGACACGCCCGGCACGTTCGAGTCGAAGAGCCTCGCCACTCTGGTCGGCGCCGATATGAGCCGCACTGCGGCGCAACGGGTTTACCAGCAGGCCGAGATCTCGGCCGAGGATGTCGACGTCATCGAGCTGCACGACTGCTTCGCGCCCAACGAGCTGCTCACCTACGAGGCGCTGGGACTGTGCCCCGAAGGTGAGGCGCACCACCTGGTCGACGACGGCGACACGACATACGGCGGCCGCTGGGTGGTCAACCCCTCCGGCGGGCTGATCTCGAAGGGGCACCCGCTCGGTGCGACCGGCCTGGCGCAGTGCGCCGAGTTGACCTGGCAGCTGCGCGGTGACGCCGAGGGCCGTCAGGTTGGCGGCGCCCGAATTGCGTTGCAGCACAACATCGGCCTCGGCGGCTCCGCCGTGGTCACCGCTTACCGACCAGCCAACCGCTGA
- a CDS encoding type II toxin-antitoxin system Rv0910 family toxin — MAGTDVNRTINAPFEKVWEVATDLKRWEEWNTLFTKWKSDVPDSLSQDAQMTAVLTIMGMANAITLNVDEYNPPKLVTMSGTGMAGAKVSLTLSVDADGDTTSMAARADFVSQMMVGAIGKAIERAAKKELDASLDKLAAIVE, encoded by the coding sequence ATGGCAGGAACCGACGTCAACCGCACCATCAATGCACCGTTCGAGAAGGTCTGGGAAGTCGCCACCGACCTGAAGCGGTGGGAAGAGTGGAACACGCTGTTCACCAAGTGGAAAAGCGATGTGCCCGACTCTCTTTCGCAGGATGCGCAGATGACGGCCGTGCTGACCATCATGGGCATGGCGAACGCCATCACCCTCAATGTCGACGAGTACAACCCGCCGAAGCTGGTGACGATGAGCGGCACCGGCATGGCCGGCGCCAAGGTCAGCCTGACGTTGTCGGTCGACGCAGACGGCGACACCACCTCGATGGCCGCCCGCGCTGACTTCGTCAGCCAGATGATGGTCGGTGCGATTGGCAAGGCGATCGAGCGCGCCGCTAAGAAGGAACTCGACGCGTCGCTGGACAAGCTCGCCGCGATCGTCGAATAA
- a CDS encoding SDR family oxidoreductase: MGSLENRVAIVTGAGRGIGRSHALLLAAEGAKVVVNDLGGSNAGEGSDAGPAQQVVDEIIAAGGQAVANTDSVSEFDSAAGIVEQAVREFGGLDIVVNNAGILRDAFVPGMTEAHWDIVMGVHLKGHFNVLHHAAAYWKEQSKAGNQPNAAVINTASASGTFSVIPGQANYGAAKAGIAAMTLVAAEELERYGVRVNAIAPVARTRLTLATPGMGAIFAEEVPEGEFDAFSPDNVSPIVAYLASEKCPLTGQVLAVQGGAVSRLQGWTITENVEVDGPWVLDDLPGQLEHWAK, encoded by the coding sequence ATGGGTTCACTTGAGAACCGGGTGGCGATCGTCACCGGCGCCGGGCGTGGCATCGGCCGCTCGCACGCTTTGCTGCTGGCTGCGGAAGGCGCCAAGGTCGTCGTCAATGACCTAGGCGGCTCCAACGCGGGGGAGGGCTCCGACGCGGGACCTGCCCAGCAGGTGGTCGACGAGATCATCGCTGCCGGCGGTCAGGCCGTTGCCAATACCGACAGCGTGTCCGAATTCGATTCCGCGGCGGGCATTGTCGAGCAGGCCGTGCGCGAGTTCGGTGGGTTGGACATCGTCGTCAACAACGCGGGCATCCTGCGTGACGCGTTCGTGCCCGGCATGACCGAAGCGCACTGGGACATCGTGATGGGCGTCCACCTCAAGGGCCACTTCAACGTGCTGCACCACGCGGCGGCGTATTGGAAGGAGCAGTCCAAGGCGGGCAACCAGCCGAACGCCGCCGTCATCAACACGGCGTCGGCCTCGGGCACCTTCTCGGTGATCCCCGGCCAGGCCAACTACGGTGCGGCCAAGGCGGGCATCGCCGCGATGACGTTGGTGGCCGCCGAGGAGTTGGAGCGCTACGGCGTCCGTGTGAATGCCATTGCGCCGGTTGCCCGTACCCGTCTGACGCTGGCCACGCCGGGGATGGGCGCGATCTTCGCCGAAGAGGTCCCCGAGGGTGAGTTCGACGCCTTCAGCCCGGACAACGTGTCGCCGATCGTCGCGTATCTCGCCAGCGAGAAGTGCCCGCTGACGGGGCAGGTGCTGGCGGTGCAGGGTGGTGCGGTGTCGCGGCTGCAGGGCTGGACGATCACCGAGAACGTCGAAGTCGACGGGCCGTGGGTGCTCGACGACCTGCCGGGTCAGCTCGAGCACTGGGCCAAGTGA
- a CDS encoding alpha/beta fold hydrolase, whose protein sequence is MIDSHRSRYAGYATRELTVEGNGPKFLLLHGFGHPSDCWRPVLQRLAKAGRSAVAVDLPGFGQADDARRGRKLPQLDAFVADVINQHGSHEPVTVMGNSLGGLMAVRAAAAGLPVRAALPLCAAGFGWTPAIRVGAAGNLRPLVALAGVPVPARVRRQAANTIGGLLMYGDRKQADRAMVDLLTAQLGDPASTRRLMRAAIAYAAEVSTHQRIGTVSCPVTVIHGRRDRIVSLDASKRLRDQLPGSTLVVLPRAGHCPQLDAPDDVTRLAIRLADSTLQQRNSG, encoded by the coding sequence GTGATCGACAGTCACCGATCGCGGTACGCCGGGTATGCCACCCGCGAGCTGACGGTCGAGGGGAATGGCCCGAAGTTTTTGCTGCTGCACGGTTTTGGCCACCCTTCCGACTGTTGGCGGCCCGTACTGCAGCGATTGGCGAAAGCGGGCAGGTCGGCGGTGGCCGTCGACCTGCCTGGCTTCGGCCAGGCCGACGATGCCCGGCGCGGCCGAAAGCTCCCGCAGCTGGACGCCTTCGTCGCCGACGTGATCAACCAGCACGGCAGCCACGAACCGGTGACGGTCATGGGTAACTCGCTCGGTGGGCTGATGGCGGTGCGCGCTGCGGCGGCCGGGCTGCCGGTGCGGGCCGCTCTTCCGTTGTGCGCAGCGGGATTCGGCTGGACACCGGCGATCCGGGTCGGCGCAGCGGGCAATCTGCGGCCGCTGGTCGCGCTGGCCGGCGTGCCAGTGCCGGCCCGGGTGCGCAGGCAGGCCGCCAACACCATCGGCGGTTTGCTGATGTACGGCGACCGCAAGCAGGCCGACCGTGCGATGGTCGACCTGCTGACCGCGCAACTCGGCGACCCGGCCTCGACACGTCGGTTGATGCGTGCCGCGATCGCGTACGCGGCCGAGGTGTCGACCCATCAGCGAATCGGCACGGTCAGCTGTCCGGTCACCGTGATCCATGGCCGGCGGGATCGCATCGTCTCGCTGGACGCCAGCAAGCGGCTGCGCGACCAACTTCCGGGTAGCACCCTCGTCGTCTTGCCACGCGCCGGGCACTGCCCGCAGCTAGATGCGCCGGACGACGTCACCAGGCTGGCCATCAGGCTCGCCGACAGTACACTGCAACAAAGGAATTCGGGATGA